In Populus alba chromosome 1, ASM523922v2, whole genome shotgun sequence, a single window of DNA contains:
- the LOC118042467 gene encoding subtilisin-like protease SBT3.5, whose translation MGQGTIIGVIDSGVWPESRSFHDEGMGPVPSRWKGICQQGEHFKSCNCNRKIIGARWFVKGFQDQIHFNKTESREFMSPRDGDGHGTHTASTAAGNFVAKASYKGLATGLARGGAPLAHLAIYKVCWNIEDGGCTDADILKAFDKAIHDGVDILSLSVGNDIPLFSYVDMRNSIAIGSFHATSKGITVVCSAGNDGPISQTVANTAPWLTTVAASTIDRAFPTAITLGNNKTLRGQSITIGKHNHRFAGLTYSERIALDPMVPSQDCQPGSLNPTLAAGKIVLCLSKSDTQDMFSASGSVFQAGGVGLIYAQFHKDGIELCEWIPCVKVDYEVGTQILSYIRQARSPTAKLSFPKTVVGKRVSPRLASFSSRGPSSITPEVLKPDIAAPGVDILAAYTPATKDQGDSYEFLSGTSMACPHVSGIVALIKSLHPNWSPAAIRSALVTTASQTGTDGMKIFEEGSTRKEADPFDMGGGHVNPEKAAYPGLVYDTTTEEYIQYLCSIGYSSSSITRLTNAKINCMKKTNTRLNLNLPSITIPNLKTKVTVTRRVTNVGNVNSVYKAIVQAPIGISLAVEPQTLSFNRINKILSFRVTFLSSQKVQGEYRFGSLTWTDGEHFVRSPISVRATETSDY comes from the exons ATTGCAACAGAAAGATCATTGGGGCACGCTGGTTCGTAAAAGGATTTCAGGATCAAATACATTTCAACAAAACTGAAAGCAGGGAATTCATGTCGCCGCGGGATGGAGATGGCCATGGCACTCATACAGCTTCTACAGCAGCTGGTAATTTCGTTGCAAAAGCAAGCTATAAAGGACTAGCTACAGGTTTAGCAAGAGGAGGAGCACCTCTTGCTCACTTAGCCATTTATAAGGTTTGTTGGAACATTGAAGATGGAGGATGCACCGACGCAGATATTCTGAAAGCATTTGACAAAGCCATACATGATGGAGTAGATATCCTATCTCTGTCAGTTGGCAATGACATTCCTTTGTTCTCATATGTCGATATGCGTAATTCAATTGCAATTGGCTCCTTTCATGCAACTTCAAAGGGAATCACAGTAGTCTGTTCAGCAGGAAATGATGGCCCTATCTCACAGACAGTTGCGAATACAGCACCTTGGCTCACCACTGTTGCAGCCTCTACAATTGACAGGGCCTTTCCAACAGCTATTACACTTGGAAACAACAAAACCCTCAGG GGTCAATCTATTACTATAGGTAAGCATAATCACAGATTTGCGGGCCTTACATACTCTGAGCGCATAGCTTTGGATCCAATGGTTCCGAG CCAGGATTGCCAGCCTGGAAGTCTAAATCCAACATTAGCAGCAGGAAAAATCGTACTTTGTCTCTCAAAATCAGATACACAGGATATGTTTTCTGCTTCAGGATCTGTGTTTCAAGCAGGAGGCGTTGGACTCATTTATGCGCAATTTCACAAAGATGGGATTGAGTTATGCGAGTGGATTCCATGCGTCAAAGTAGATTATGAAGTAGGGACACAGATACTTTCCTACATTAGACAAGCTAG GTCTCCAACTGCAAAGCTGAGTTTTCCAAAGACTGTTGTTGGCAAAAGGGTATCTCCTCGACTTGCTTCATTCTCCTCTCGAGGACCAAGTTCAATTACTCCAGAAGTTCTAAag CCTGACATAGCCGCACCGGGTGTGGACATCTTAGCTGCATATACACCAGCCACCAAAGACCAAGGTGACTCGTATGAATTCCTATCAGGAACATCAATGGCTTGTCCCCATGTATCAGGAATTGTAGCTCTCATTAAATCCTTACATCCTAATTGGTCTCCCGCAGCCATAAGATCAGCTCTTGTCACAACTG CTTCCCAAACTGGAACAGATGGAATGAAAATCTTTGAGGAGGGCTCAACAAGAAAGGAAGCAGACCCATTCGACATGGGTGGGGGACATGTCAATCCTGAAAAAGCAGCGTATCCAGGCCTTGTTTATGACACCACCACAGAGGAATATATTCAATACCTTTGCTCCATAGGCTACAGTAGTTCATCTATTACCAGGTTAACCAATGCCAAAATCAATTGCATGAAAAAGACCAATACTAGACTTAACCTCAATCTCCCTTCAATCACCATTCCAAACCTGAAAACAAAAGTAACAGTGACAAGAAGAGTGACAAATGTGGGAAATGTTAATTCAGTGTACAAAGCTATAGTTCAGGCTCCAATTGGCATAAGCTTGGCAGTAGAGCCTCAAACTTTAAGTTTCAACAGGATCAACAAAATTCTGTCCTTCAGAGTTACCTTCTTGTCGAGTCAGAAAGTTCAGGGAGAATATAGATTTGGGAGCCTAACATGGACTGATGGTGAGCATTTTGTTAGGAGTCCAATATCTGTACGGGCTACGGAGACATCAGATTATTGA